Genomic segment of Sulfitobacter faviae:
TCTCATGCACCCATTGGGCGGCATTGCCCAAGGGCATCTTGGCCTCTTGGCAGACGACGAAGTCGCTGCCTTGGCGGATCGGCATGTCCCAATCGGGGCAAAGCACCTTGTGGCGCAGATACTCGATGCCCTGATCGAGCGCGATCACGAAAAACAGGAAGAAGGCGATATCCGGCACACCGCGCACCAGCGCGATATAGCCCTTGCCGACCCAGCTGAGCGGGGCGAAACGCGCGCGTGCCATCATGGCCCCGCCAAAGCCGAAGGCCAGCGCCACGGGGGCGGTGACCGCCAAAAGCAGCAGGACCTTCAGGAAGGACAGGTAGAAGGACATATGGACGCCGGTGGTCAGGTAACAGGCGGTCCAGAGCCAGTCATTCAGGGTCGACGGATCGGTGCAGAAAGAGAACATGGGCCCCGTGGGCTGATCTGCGCGCGGGGCCCGCGCAGGCATGGTCAGGCGCGCCGCGACGGGCGCGCCTGAGATGGAATCACTCGTAGGTGGTGGTGTCTTCGCCGAACCACTTCTTGAGCATTTCGTTCAGCGAGCCGTCTTCCTTCATCTCGGTGATGACGGCGTCGAAGGTGTCGCGCAGCTCGGTGTCGGACTGGCGCAGGCCCATGCCGATGCCACCGCCGAGCGGCACATCGTCGCCCACGAACATCAGCTCACCGCCAGATTCCTCGACGATCGGCACGAGGTAGTCTTTGTCGGCGAAGACCGCGTCGGCCTCACCGTTGCGCACGGCGGCGACGGTCTCTTCCGGGGTTGCGAATTCGATCAGCGTGGCGCCGCTTTCGGCGACATAGCCCGCTTGGATGGTCGCGGTCTGACCGGCGACAACGCCGCCTTCGAGGTCCGCGTCCTCAGAAGCCGCGACATAGGCCGAGGCGGTGGGCGGATAGTAGTTCTGCGTGAAGGCGATGACTTCTTTACGCTCGTCGGTGATGCTCATGCCCGCCATGATTGTGTCGTAGTTGCCCGACACGAGGTTGGGGATGATGCTGTCCCAGTCGTTCTTGACCCATTCGCAGGTCAGCTCGGCGCGCTTGCACAGCTCGTCACCCAGCTCACGCTCGAACCCGTCGACTTCGCCGGCGTCGTTGATGAAGTTGTAGGGGGGTAGGCGCCCTCGGTGCCCATGCGGATGGTTTTGCCATGGGCTTCGGCCATCGCGAAGCCAGCGGTCATGCTGAGCGCGACGCTTGCCAGTAGGATCTTTTTCATTTGGTAACTCCCTTTGGTTCTCGTTTTACGCAGGCTGGGTTGCCGAAAGGAACCCACGCAGACGTTCCGATTTGGGCGCGCCGAAGACCTCTTCGGGCGTCCCTTGTTCTTCGATCAGACCTTGGTGCAAAAAGACGACATGATCGCTGACATCGGCGGCCAGTTTCATATCATGGGTCACGATCACCATCGTGCGCCCCTCTGCGGCCAGATCCTTGATAACCTTGACGACTTCCTGCTCCAACTCGGGGTCGAGCGCGCTGGTGGGCTCATCAAAGAGCAGCGCCTCGGGCTCCATGCAGAGGGCGCGGGCGATGGCGGCGCGCTGTTGCTGCCCGCCGGAGAGCTGGGCGGGGTAGACATCGCATTTGTCGCCGATGCCGACCTTTTCCAGATAGCCACGCGCGGCGCGCTCCACCTCCGCCCGGTCGCGGCCCAGCACGGTCAGCGGCGCTTCCATCACGTTTTGCAGGATCGACATATGCGCCCAGAGATTGAACTGCTGGAACACCATCGACAGGTTGGTGCGGATGCGCAGTACCTGTTTGGCGTCCGCCGGGCAGCGCTGGTGGCCGTCGCCCTTCCACCGCACCGGTTCGCCCTTAAAGATCACCTCGCCCTGTTGGCTGTCTTCCAACAGGTTGCAGCAGCGCAGCAGCGTCGATTTGCCCGAGCCGGACGACCCGATGAGCGAGATCACATGGCCACGCGGGGCGGTCAGATCGACCCCTTTGAGAACCTCCAGCGTGCCATAGGCCTTGTGGAGGTTCTTGATCTGGATAACCGGGGTGTCTGTGGTCACGGAAACTGTCGCCAATCTGTCATTTCAGTGCGCTATAAAGCGACGAATCGACGGAAATTGCAACGCAGAGTTTGCCCCGCGTTGCATCACAGTCCCGGTCCTGACGCTAAGTCAGTTTTCTTTCGCAACACGCTGGCGGGCCATGGCGCTGTCGGTATCAGTGACGCCCAGTAGGTTCGACACCAGCCGCAGCAGCGCGTCTTCTTCGTCGGAGCGGCTGCCGTCGGCCAGAACCACCTGCCAAAGCGCCTCGATGACCTCCAGACGGTGTTCATAAGGCACCGCATCCTTGATCGCACGGGTAAAGCGCACGGTGTCGGGGGCTTGGGCCTCCAGCGCTTCGGCCTCTTTACGCAGGGCGGTGGCGTCGGCCTCGTTCAGGCCGTAACGCTGGGCGGCGATCCGGTCGATCAAGCGCCGCTCGCTCATCGCGTAGTCATTGTCAGACCGGGCGATGCGCACCAAAAGCGCGGTCAGCGCGAGGCGGGCGTCATTATCGGCCAATGGATCGGGTTCGGGCTGGGTCAGCCGTTTGAGAAAGTCACCAAACATATATGCGTCATCATCCTGCTGCGGGAAAAGGGAATGTCATAGCGTGTTCAAAGCGTTGGCGCGGGCTGCGGCCATATCCTCATCCGACAGGCCAAGGGCGGTTTCGATGGCGACAAGCTGAATTTCCTCGTCTTCGTTGCGCGCCCCGTCCGATAAGGCCACCTGCCACATCGCCTCGCCCAACGCCTTGCGGTCGGCATAGTCGACCTCTTCGCGCAGGATGCGGGTGAACTCCGGCGTGCCGGGGGCGTCGCGCTCCAGCGCTTCGCAAGTGGCACGCAGTTTCGCCGCCTCGATGGGTTTGAGGCCAAAGGTCTGCGCCAGAATGCGGTCGATCTGGCCAATCTCAGAAGCGCGGTAGTTGCGATCGGCAAAGGCCACACGCACCAAAAGCGCGCCCAGTGCCAGTTGGGCATTGGGCTGCGGCAAAGGTTTCGGCTGTGCCTTGCGGCGGGGGAACAGTCGGTTCAGCATGGGGCTCACTTATCGCAGGAAACAGGGTCGCCATAGAGGAAACTGCGCATCGGGGGCGCAGGTTCCTGCAAAGGCCACATGGGCTTAGCCGTCATAGCCCTCGACGATCACCAAAGACCCGTCCGCCACGTTCAGGCGAATGTCTTTCGCCCGTTGGTAGCCGGGGCTTTCGTAACAGGCGACCGCATCGGCGTAGCTGTCGAATTCCAAAACTACGGTGCGGGCGCGCATTTGCCCTTCGCGGATCTGCTGGGTGCCGCCGCGGACAAGAAAGCGCGCGCCGTAATCCGCAAAGGGTTTGGCATTGGCAGCACGGTATTTGTCGTAAATCGCAGTGTCGTGGATATCCATGGTGGCGATCCAATAGCCCTTTGGCATTTGTTATCTCTCCTGTTGGGTCAAGGTGGCGAAACGGGCGGTGAGGTTCTGTGCCTCATTGTCGAGCCCGTAGGGGGGATTGATCACGAACATGCCCGAGCCGACCATACCATGCCCGGGCCGCGCGGGCGGAAAGCGCACTTCATGGCGCAGCGCATCGGGGTGGTTGGCGGTAAGCTTGTCGAGCATCGGCTCATGCGCGCGGTTTGTCAGAATTGGATACCACAGGGCGATGATGCCCACGTTCCAAGCGCGGTTGAGTTTGGCGATCTGCCGCGGAATGGTCTCGTAATCGGTTTTGATCTCGTAAGAGGGGTCGATCAGCAGCATCCCCGGCGCGGTGTTGGCGGGGTCAGGGCAAAGGCCATCTCGAACCCGTCGCTGAGGTGGCATTTCGCGGGTAGGGCGACATCGCCAAATCAAGGGCGCTATGTTCTTGCGGGTGCAACTCGGCCAGATGGATGCGGTCATCGGGGCGCAACAGTTTCGCGGCCAGCAGGGGAGAGCCGGGGTAGGCGCGCGGGCCGTGGGCCTCGCGCAGCGCTTCCAGAACCTGCCTGTAAGGGTGATCAGGGGCGAACCAATCGCGCACCTTGTCGATGCCCTGCCGCGCTTCGCCGGTCTTTTCCGCCGCCGCATCCGACAGGTCATAAAGCGCCCGGCCTGCATGGGTTTCCAGATAGGTGAGCGGTTTGTCCTTGCGGGTAAGATAGGACAGCATCCACGCCAAAAGCGCGTGTTTCTGCACGTCTGCAAGGTTTCCGGCGTGGTAGATGTGTTGATAGCTCAGCATGGCCTAGCTGTAGCGGATGGGATGGCGGGTGCAACGCGAAAGAGGGGGGAGGGCCAGCGCCTGTCCGCGGGTGGGCGAACCAAACCGCGATCCATGCCACTTTATGGTGCTACCGTGATGTGTTCTCGCAGAAGTACGCGCCCGTCGCGAAATCGCCTACCCGACGCACCGCAGGTGCGCCGAATGAATGATGGCACGCCTACGGCGTGGCGGGCGGGCAGGCGAGGGCCCGGCGCCTGCGGCTTGATTCCGGGCCTTTTAGTGGTTGCCGGCAGAAAAAAGGCCCGGCGCAGAACGCACGGGCCTCAAGAGCTTATACCAACCGCGAAACATCCTTGGCGGCGCGCACGAAATCCTTGAACAGGGGGTGCGGGTCGAAGGGCTTGGACTTCAGCTCAGGGTGGAACTGAACGCCGATGAACCACGGGTGATCCGACCATTCGACGATCTCAGGCAGCTTGCCGTCGGGCGACATGCCCGAAAACTTCAGCCCGGCCTTCTCAAGCTGGTCCTTATAGGCGATGTCGACCTCGTAGCGGTGACGGTGACGCTCGTCGATGGTGGTGGTGCCATAGGCTTCGGCCACGCGCGACCCTTCAACCAGCGTTGCGTCATAGGCGCCCAAACGCATGGTGCCGCCCTTGTCGTCATCGACCTTGCGCGCCACCTTGTGGTTGCCCTGAACCCATTCCTTGAGGTGGTAAACCACCGGCTCAAAACGCTTTTTCCCGGCTTCATGGTCGAATTCTTCCGACCCTGCCGTCTTCAGACCCGCCACGTTGCGCGCCGCCTCGATCACGGCCATCTGCATGCCAAGACAGATGCCCAGATAGGGCACCTTATGCTCGCGGGCATATTGCGCGGCCTTGATCTTGCCCTCGGTCCCGCGCTCACCAAAGCCGCCGGGGACGAGGATCGCGTGGAACCCTTCGAGATGCGGACCGGGGTCTTCGCTGTCGAAAATCTCGGCGTCGACCCATTCGACCTTGACCTTCACCCGGTTCGCCATGCCGCCATGGGTCAGCGCCTCGGCGATGGATTTATAGGCGTCTTCAAGCTGGGTGTATTTGCCGACGATGGCGACTTTGACTTCGCCCTCGGGGTTGTAAATGCGGTCGGCCACATCTTCCCAACGCGACAGGTTCGGCTTGGGCGCGGGGGTGATCTGGAAGGCATCCAGAACCGCCTGATCCAGCCCTTCGCGGTGATAGGCGAGCGGAGCTTCGTAGATTGATTTCAAATCCTGCGCGGCGATCACCGAATCCGGGCGCACGTTGCAGAAAAGCGCCAGCTTCTCACGCTCCTTGGCGGGGATCGGACCTTCGGAGCGGCAAACCAGAATGTCGGGCGCGATGCCGATGGAGCGGAGTTCTTTGACCGAGTGCTGCGTCGGCTTGGTCTTCAATTCGCCGCTGGCCTTGACGTAGGGCAGCAGCGTGAGGTGCATGAAGATACACTGGCCGCGCGGCTTGTCTTGGCTGAACTGGCGGATCGCCTCAAAGAAGGGAAGCCCCTCGATATCGCCCACGGTGCCGCCGATTTCGCAAAGCATAAAGTCGACCTCATCATCGCCAATGTCGATGAAGTCTTTGATTTCGTTGGTAACGTGAGGGATCACCTGAATGGTCTTGCCCAGATAATCGCCGCGGCGCTCTTTCTCTAGCACGGTGGAGTAAACCCGGCCCGAGCTGATGCTGTCGGTCTTGCGCGCGGCGACGCCGGTGAAACGCTCGTAATGCCCAAGGTCGAGGTCGGTTTCTGCGCCATCATCTGTGACGAAGACCTCGCCATGCTCGAAAGGCGACATCGTGCCAGGATCGACGTTCAGATAGGGGTCCAGCTTGCGCAGACGCACTGAAAAACCGCGTGCCTGAAGCAAGGCACCCAAAGCCGCTGAGGCCAGACCCTTGCCCAGCGACGAGACCACACCGCCTGTGATGAAGATATAGCGTGCCATGTGATCGGAGACCCCCGTGAATTCAAAGTTTGTTGCAGGCAAAAACCAGCCAAACGCGCTGCGGAAAACCGCAACACCACGGGATTTAAGCCTTACAGGATTCGTGCGTTTGAGGCAAGGCCCGCCGCAACATACAGTTGCGGAACCGGGCCGTGCCTCAAGGTTTTGTGTTCGTTAGGTTAATCGGCGGCAGGGACCAGCGGTGTGTTGCCATCCGCGGAAGGCGGCAGCAGATCGTCGCCCGCGGGCAGGGCCGGGCTGCCATCTTGGCTCTGGGCGGGCGGTGTCGCGCTCAGCCGGTCGATGACCGACGAGCCTGCGGATTTTTCCGCTGCGATGATGGTCAGCGTGATCGACGTGGCGATGAAACCGGCCGCAAGCGCCCATGTCACCTTGCCCAATGCCGTGGCCGCCGCGCGGCCCGAAACGGCACCGCCGCCACCACCGCCCATGCCAAGGCCGCCGCCCTCGGACCGTTGCAGAAGTACCACGGCGATCAGGCCAAGAGCCAGAATCAGGTGAATGATCAGAACGACATTTTCCATGGGTACGACAGCTTTCGGTTTTGGTTGGCGGGTATCTATTCGTCTTTGCCCATGGGGGCAAGGGTGGATTGCCGCCGGGTGATGATCGGATCGGGAGGGGGCGGCCTAAGGGATCAAAGGCACGAGCAAAGACCGCCGCATGGGGGCGACGGTCTTTTGAAGCAGTACTCAACCACAATATGTAAGAGGGCTATCCTGGAATTAAGGTGGTGCAGACTCGCTTCGTACATTCACTATAGCATGAAATGCGGGCAAATTCGCCCATATTCTTTGCAGAGAAATGAAGGGATTGCCCGTGATCGGCGATGGACAGCCGAGTGCCGCTGGGGCAGTCTGCCGCTATGCCACATGATCATTCAGACCACGACCACCCCCATGCCCTGCTGCCGCCCGAGCCTGCGCTCAGGGTCAAAGCGTTGGAGACACTGCTGACGGCCAAGGGGCTTATCGACCCCGCCGCCTTGGATGAGATCATCGACACCTATGAAAACCGCATCGGCCCGCGCAACGGGGCCGAGGTTGTCGCCCGCGCCTGGAGCGATCCTGATTTCCGCACGGCGCTGCTTGAAGATG
This window contains:
- a CDS encoding CTP synthase, which codes for MARYIFITGGVVSSLGKGLASAALGALLQARGFSVRLRKLDPYLNVDPGTMSPFEHGEVFVTDDGAETDLDLGHYERFTGVAARKTDSISSGRVYSTVLEKERRGDYLGKTIQVIPHVTNEIKDFIDIGDDEVDFMLCEIGGTVGDIEGLPFFEAIRQFSQDKPRGQCIFMHLTLLPYVKASGELKTKPTQHSVKELRSIGIAPDILVCRSEGPIPAKEREKLALFCNVRPDSVIAAQDLKSIYEAPLAYHREGLDQAVLDAFQITPAPKPNLSRWEDVADRIYNPEGEVKVAIVGKYTQLEDAYKSIAEALTHGGMANRVKVKVEWVDAEIFDSEDPGPHLEGFHAILVPGGFGERGTEGKIKAAQYAREHKVPYLGICLGMQMAVIEAARNVAGLKTAGSEEFDHEAGKKRFEPVVYHLKEWVQGNHKVARKVDDDKGGTMRLGAYDATLVEGSRVAEAYGTTTIDERHRHRYEVDIAYKDQLEKAGLKFSGMSPDGKLPEIVEWSDHPWFIGVQFHPELKSKPFDPHPLFKDFVRAAKDVSRLV
- the secG gene encoding preprotein translocase subunit SecG, with product MENVVLIIHLILALGLIAVVLLQRSEGGGLGMGGGGGGAVSGRAAATALGKVTWALAAGFIATSITLTIIAAEKSAGSSVIDRLSATPPAQSQDGSPALPAGDDLLPPSADGNTPLVPAAD
- a CDS encoding TerB family tellurite resistance protein; its protein translation is MLNRLFPRRKAQPKPLPQPNAQLALGALLVRVAFADRNYRASEIGQIDRILAQTFGLKPIEAAKLRATCEALERDAPGTPEFTRILREEVDYADRKALGEAMWQVALSDGARNEDEEIQLVAIETALGLSDEDMAAARANALNTL
- a CDS encoding DUF1330 domain-containing protein, which gives rise to MPKGYWIATMDIHDTAIYDKYRAANAKPFADYGARFLVRGGTQQIREGQMRARTVVLEFDSYADAVACYESPGYQRAKDIRLNVADGSLVIVEGYDG
- a CDS encoding TerB family tellurite resistance protein, coding for MFGDFLKRLTQPEPDPLADNDARLALTALLVRIARSDNDYAMSERRLIDRIAAQRYGLNEADATALRKEAEALEAQAPDTVRFTRAIKDAVPYEHRLEVIEALWQVVLADGSRSDEEDALLRLVSNLLGVTDTDSAMARQRVAKEN
- a CDS encoding ABC transporter ATP-binding protein, with the protein product MTTDTPVIQIKNLHKAYGTLEVLKGVDLTAPRGHVISLIGSSGSGKSTLLRCCNLLEDSQQGEVIFKGEPVRWKGDGHQRCPADAKQVLRIRTNLSMVFQQFNLWAHMSILQNVMEAPLTVLGRDRAEVERAARGYLEKVGIGDKCDVYPAQLSGGQQQRAAIARALCMEPEALLFDEPTSALDPELEQEVVKVIKDLAAEGRTMVIVTHDMKLAADVSDHVVFLHQGLIEEQGTPEEVFGAPKSERLRGFLSATQPA